One window of the Canis aureus isolate CA01 chromosome 1, VMU_Caureus_v.1.0, whole genome shotgun sequence genome contains the following:
- the BCAM gene encoding basal cell adhesion molecule: MEPRDGRARARRAPRLLVLALLLGAHPGAQAEVRLSVPSLVEVMKGEPVALNCTPLGTHDHFVLEWFLADRSGVRHRLASAELQGSELQGRVLDSRGRSPPYQLDSRGRLVLTEAQVGDEQNYVCVVRAGAAGTAEATTRLQMFAKPEATEVSPNRGILSVVDDSAQEIATCNSRNGNPAPQITWYRNGQPLEVPLEVNTEGYMTIRTVREASGLQSLTSTLYLRLHKADRDASFHCSVRYHLPTGQHGRLDSPAFHLTLHYPTERVQFWVGSPSTTEGWVREGDSVQLFCRGDGSPSPEYTFFRLQDKQEDVLKTNLEGNLTLEGVQRGQSGTYGCRVEDYDAADDAELSKTLELRVAYLDPLELSTGEELSLHLGNSTAVNCSVQGLPTPALRWTKDSVPLGTGPTLSLSSITFDAAGTYICEASMPTVPLLSRTQSFRLLVQGPPQLRAEETQPKTEGSWMEGEEVRLVCSARGYPEPKLSWSQLGGSPAEPALQGQGWVSSSLTLKVTSALSRDGVSCEASNPHGKKQHVFHFGSVTPQTAQAGVAVMAVAVSVGLLLLVVAAFYCMRRKGRPGCCRRGEKGTPPAGEPELSHSGSERPEQTGLLMGGASGGARHGSGGFGDEC; this comes from the exons ATGGAGCCCCGGGACGGCCGGGCCCGGGCGCGCAGGGCCCCGCGGCTCCTGGTGCTCGCGCTCCTGCTGGGGGCGCACCCAG GTGCCCAAGCTGAGGTGCGCTTGTCTGTGCCCTCCCTGGTGGAGGTGATGAAGGGGGAGCCCGTCGCCCTGAACTGCACCCCCTTGGGGACCCACGACCATTTTGTGCTGGAATGGTTCCTG GCAGACCGCTCTGGGGTCCGCCACCGCCTGGCCTCGGCCGAGCTGCAGGGCTCCGAGCTGCAGGGTCGGGTGCTCGACTCCCGGGGCCGCAGCCCCCCGTACCAGCTGGACTCGCGCGGCCGCCTGGTGCTGACGGAGGCGCAGGTGGGTGATGAGCAGAACTACGTGTGCGTGGTGAGGGCGGGCGCGGCAGGCACCGCCGAGGCCACCACGCGGCTCCAAATGTTCG CGAAACCAGAGGCCACGGAGGTCTCCCCCAACAGAGGGATCCTGTCTGTGGTGGATGACTCTGCCCAGGAG ATCGCCACCTGCAACAGCCGCAATGGGAACCCGGCCCCCCAGATCACGTGGTATCGGAACGGGCAGCCGCTAGAGGTGCCCTTGGAGGTGAACACAG AGGGCTACATGACCATCCGCACCGTCCGGGAGGCCTCGGGCCTGCAGTCTCTCACCAGCACCCTCTACCTGCGGCTCCACAAGGCCGACCGGGATGCCAGCTTCCACTGCTCGGTCCGTTACCACCTGCCCACGGGCCAGCACGGCCGCCTGGACAGCCCGGCCTTCCACCTCACCCTGCACT ATCCCACGGAGCGTGTGCAGTTCTGGGTGGGCAGCCCGTCTACCACCGAGGGCTGGGTGCGCGAGGGTGACTCTGTCCAGCTGTTTTGCCGGGGGGACGGCAGCCCCAGtccagaatacacatttttccgcCTTCAG GACAAGCAGGAGGACGTGCTGAAAACAAATCTTGAGGGGAACTTGACCCTGGAGGGGGTTCAGCGGGGCCAGAGCGGGACCTACGGCTGCAGGGTGGAGGACTACGATGCTGCTGATGATGCGGAGCTCTCCAAAACCCTGGAGCTGCGCGTGGCCT ACCTGGACCCCCTTGAGCTCAGCACCGGGGAGGAGCTTTCCTTACACCTGGGCAACAGCACAGCCGTGAACTGCTCCGTGCAAGGtctgcccacccctgccctgcgcTGGACCAAG gACTCCGTCCCGCTGGGGACCGGCCCCACACTCTCGCTGAGCTCCATCACCTTCGACGCCGCGGGCACCTACATCTGTGAGGCCTCCATGCCCACCGTCCCCCTCCTCAGCCGCACCCAGAGCTTCAGGCTGCTGGTCCAAG GGCCACCTCAATTGAGGGCAGAAGAGACTCAGCCCAAGACAGAGGGCAGCTGGATGGAAGGAGAAGAAGTCAGGCTGGTCTGCTCTGCCCGCGGTTACCCGGAGCCCAAACTCAGTTGGAGCCAATTGGGTGGCAGT CCAGCAGAGCCGGCCCTCCAAGGACAGGGCTGGGTGAGCAGCTCCCTGACCCTGAAAGTGACCAGTGCCCTGAGCCGAGACGGTGTTTCCTGCGAGGCCTCCAACCCCCACGGGAAGAAGCAGCACGTCTTCCACTTCGGCTCTG TGACCCCCCAGACCGCCCAGGCCGGAGTGGCTGTCATGGCCGTGGCCGTCAGCGTGGGCCTCCTGCTCCTCGTGGTTGCTGCCTTCTATTGCATGAGACGCAAGGGTCGCCCTGGCTGCTGCCGGCGGGGGGAGAAGGGGACTCC GCCAGCTGGGGAGCCagagctgagccactcagggtcaGAGCGGCCTGAGCAGACGGGCCTTCTCATGGGAGGTGCCTCTGGAGGAGCCAGGCATGGCAGCGGGGGCTTTGGAGATGAG TGCTGA